The genomic stretch AGGCTGAATAAGAATgacattttcaattaaaaccATAACATGTCGAAAAATTTTTCTCTATCTCCAAAGGTCACTATCTTCGAAAGTTAGAATCCATAAGATGATGAGAAACTATATGAATTCTGAATCATTTTTCAGCTGGAGCCACTAGACGCTGGTGCTGCCAGTGGTCTGACCTTCACAGCTCCTCGCTGGGAGACTTCACCCCCTGAACCCGTGACCAAGCATGGACCTCGTCATCCTAACCATCCCGCTGCTGGTTTCTATTATCCATTCTTGAGGGAGTTGCCAGCTATTGCCAAAGTAGAGTTTTCGAAGGTAAGATGGGAGAGAATCTTACATTTCCGCATATTAACCATTATCACGATAAGTAGAAGTAGCTattcgtgacagagctcgtccgaggaagtactaccgccatgcttatttctgcctttAGATCGGAACAAAGCAGCATTACtttgttccgatctgaagggtgtggttcccggtgtagttacaggcacataagactTAGCACTTACGCCTCCAATTGATGGATCTTGAGCGGCACTTTGCAAGACATGCCCCTTGTATACCCTGCGATGTattgctgtgtttataggcgatgacaTTTCACTTACCTTCAGGTGGGCCACCTGGTTGGACCGtctataattactataaaaaaaagtttctattATTACCCTAAAAGAGTCTAAATCTGTGATACTTCAAATTATTACAGCCctcttgttattttattattttcctaagCTAGAAATAACTATGATCATAATGTTTATGCCATTGCTCAAAAGACACTTTTCAAATGCTTTCTTCTTTGAATAACTAGAACTCGCATCAGTAAATATTAATAGACgaaataaatcaaaatgttaCGATAACTTTCAGGTTAAGGAGTATACGACAAAAGAACTAAACGATATGGCACGTAAAGAGCTTCTTCTAAGCCTCAAACAGAAAGACAAACGTAAAGGCACTCCGCGAAGGAAAGTAAACTTGGTCGAAGATTATCAACCAATACCAAGGGACATTACCACCAAGAGTGATGTAGAACAGCTGAAAGATCTGGAAGAGGACGCAGTGCCTACATCTAAGTACGATGAAGAGGAAAATAATGTTGTTGTTGTAACTCAATCGCCTTTCAGGTTATTAATTCTGCTCTTAAATTTAGATCTTGAATTAATCCTAAAAATGTTTATCCtaattcatcatcattgtcGGCCTATTATCCTCTCTCATGGGAGTTACGGTTTCCAAAAATAGGCTTACAACGCTGCTCCTATCAGAATTCGAGGGTTCAATCGAATATTATCATACTCGTATGTTACTGATAAAACTTGGAACCAGCGACCCCCTAAGGCACCTCGGTAGACAACCTTATTTCTTTTATCTGGGTGGTACTGAGAGTTTAATAGCAGACCGAACAAATACTGAACAATAGACATGATGGcagtaacaaaaaaactgtaggatattgtatttatctaatgatatgaaaatataattaatgtattaCGATTAacgtttcaataaataaaactgtaaaatctaGCAATCCGCCATAACAGGCAAACCACCGAATTAAACGTGacgtctatataaaaaaaatttgtaccGCTGAAACTTTGTCCCTGATAATTTAAGTGTTGTTAAGTTTTTTgatatcaataccaaaatcaataatcttaagTACTTACTAAATGATGGCATGACAtccggcgagcgttttcgcggcaatatttttttaaaatataatttgcaatattTATCAccaaacctttaatttctgcaaaaaatatattttggatacagtagatacttccgaacatcatagggcaggtttcaaaattatttatcatgCCTATTTATActcctgggaatcgaacccaggtctTCTTAATTTGTAGTCAAACAATATGCTAACCaccatacatacatttattcattaaaaatacgttaaaatttatattccaGAACCACTACTGTCCGAGAATTCGACTCCGGCCTCGAAAATATGGACGACGTAGTATTGGCAGTGGCTCATGGAAGAAAGTTAGGCCTGGGCAAGCATCTCCCTCGACACTTCAGATCTCGTCTGCACCACGCTGTCAACAGAATCCAACGTAATATGATTTACAATCGAAAACTACCACTTTGACTTTGGTGTTAAGTTTTAAGTGGTAATAAAATAGTACCTAGAAAAATGGTTAAAGGCTTCTTTTTAAATTAGTGTGAGGTtagaatcctcgtagctttagtaccAAGTTAATTATCAGGTATAATGATCTTGAAGGTATAATGATCTTGAAATTAACAGAGCTTTTTGGACATAAATACCTCAAGAACCTCTAAAAATCTCAAACATTATCTATGTTTGATATTCTAAGATTTCAGGCTCAATTCGATACCCAATTTTTTAACCCCAGTAACCCCCTATAACAGTGAGTGAATCTGATAGATGAATCAAGCATATTAGAAAATACCTGTACCTACCTATTCCCTGTTAAATTTCGAAGTTACAACGATtagatacaaacaaaaataatggcGAGTTCGAACGTCGGGCAGCTAACTGCGCTCCGACCAAGTCAGCAACAGTCAAGGTTCTATTGACGAATGGTAACCAGGTTGAGGTGGAGAGCGATGGTGGGAAACTCGTCGTCGACTATTACctacatttttataacaaagttATACCGCCTCGATATCTAGCAAAATTTTTGATGCTCTATTCAGAGTTGAGTTGATCTTGATTCCGCGTCAAGTCGATATGGAATACCAAGGCTATTATTAGAAATTTACAATCCATCACGCACTTTTCGGTGAAGGTATACACATTGAGCATAGATGCCAATTTTGGGAAGAGGTATGTCTAATCGGGGGCGAGTACAAAAGATCCAGAAGGGTCGAAGTATATCCATAACATAATACGAGCCCCACAGATATAAATTACTACAAGCAATCTCTAAaaaaggaaaattgaaaatacagAGAGGGGTCAAGAAATTGGTAGAAAAGTAATGCTACATTCTTGTACTAGCTATTTTCCGTGACTTTATGATCGTTGGattatgtgttatttattttaaacatgtgGAAACCGTATATCCAGTAAAACTAATACATaccacgtgttttttttttttaatttggtagaTATAATTATCTCAAGTTGCACATTTTTAGCCCTATAGAATGCCACAGCTATCTCTATAATGTGAAACTCTGACGGGATTGATTTAGTGCCTAAGGAGCACATaagtaaaaaggtttttttttaattcttcggATACGGTTTCTGGGTTCTTCTTCGGAATAACAGGTGTACTTTATCCAGGAATCAATTAAGCAAGTTACTTAAATGTGAAGGGGGAAGGAAGTTcatttttattccaatattcataaaaataaaatgcttttgtTGCATAACTATTCATACCTATACTTTTAGGAAAAAAGATGTACCAAGTTGACAAGAatttacgcagtgacaaccatcaTCGTTATGCTTAATCATAGAATCATTTTGATTTACAAATATCCGAGGGACGTTTTCGGAACTactaatatgtttattaataagcgATCAAAGCAACGAAGGTAGAAGACCCACGTTGTTGTTAATCCTTAACATAGATGATGATGCTAAGTGACAGCATCACCATCTATGTTAAGGATTCATCTCGATTCATACTCGATGTTAAAGAAtcttgtacaaaaatatttgatcgaagatgcgactcgtttgataacATATTCTGTCCACCTTGTGGAGGCTCTACCAGCTAAGTTGGTCAGCTGggatagttttaattttagtttttatgttaCAGCGGAAGACTGTCTGGTAACAGAATGGAGCGAGTGGTCATCCTGCTCCGTCACCTGTGGGTTCGGAAACAAGTATCGCCACCGACGCGTGATCAGAGAGAAAAGGAAGAAGGGCCGGGACTGTCCCGCTCTAACAGAAAGGAGGCACTGCGGAAATATCAACTCTTGCACACACATTGATTACTTTGAATGGTGAAAATTTTGTGGATTTAAATCGTAGATACACACACTTAATTTCACTTCAGTTAAGTGGCCTATAAATTACCTAAGGGCCTCACGACATATAGCTCAGGACAGGTTTTCAAATTCGATCTTGGTTTGAGCGATGCATAATTTATAATAGCATTATTTGTGAGTGTAACATATTTTatcatacattttaatttttaaataaagattacttAATAGATATCATTTTGATTTCATATCTATAACCTTGAGATTCTTTGAACTTAATTCCCAGAAGTACTGGTAAATCGACCTGTATCTAAACAAGTATTGGTAAACGCGACtcgattattttttatactaggCTGGCTTCCATCATTCTTGTCTAATCCCACTGCTGGCCATAAGCTTTCCGCTTATAAGTAATAGTAATATAGTTTTCGCACTGTAAGATAATGGAAAGAATACCTACAGGTTTGAACATTCAGATagtctatataaaaaactacagGAGTAAACTATTCTCTCTTGCTTAAAGCATGTGATACTCAATTTCTTAAATCAAAAACACACTTTGATCCGAAAAGTAACAAGTTTGTGGTGGGATCGAACTAGGTCCCAGGAAGCCAAAGCCTTAccttaggctatcaccgctaccaaTCAGTAACAGTCGCGCGTAAGTAGTATTACCTGGCCTAAAGGTATTAGATGACCCTCTCAAAGGTGTTAGCATGCCCGAAGTTCATCAGTGACTGAGGCGAACAtaggtacaaacaaacagacacacatatagcatttattatttagtttggtTAAGTATAACaatgcaggaaaacatcgtgagtataGCATGTCTAAGAGTTCCGTAATATTTCCTACAAATCCGAACTTAGCCGGCATACAGCCCACGGCCTAAACTGGTATCTTTCTTTGAGGAGACCTATACTCTTTAGctggccagtaatgggttgataaagaaCTAGAAGAAGGGATGCATCGGTAcaaaatgtttacaaataaagaatatctTGACTTCTCCCGTGACTTGCCTCTTTTTGTTAAAATGAGAAGTATTTTGTCAAatgtaaagataatataaatatgatatatgtATTCCTCAAAAGAAATGTTACGTATTTGCGAAAACACTTATGCCTGTGGTATCaaactttttaaacttaaatgagAAGTCATGGTAATAAAAAATCGATTTCAAAATAGGTTTAGAATTTGGTTAATGTGTAGGGCATATTACAATAtgaacgaatatttttatgtgacaGTTCTTAATTAGTGTCTAGAGTTTagaattttaagtgttaagtTAATAGTCGTACGCGTAgtatataagaaaattgcacgccagaaagtggcaaactgtttACACTTTTcccatttacaaaaaaaactgtacaCAGACAAAGCAACAAGaaattattctattctattctaagtaGAAATTCAGTAGATGACGATAATGAAACAACCTAATCACAACAAACATTTATGAGTAAAACCCGAGTTATAAAGTCCCGAGTAATAAAACTCCACCCACACAATGCCTCCTACAAATTACTAgtcatgaaatatttaaattttaatttgcaattttgccCAGTGTTTTTATTGGCCCCGTGGTGACCGCTATAAAGTTTTAGGCTTTAACGACACGCGGTGTGCCTGACCATGAATAATGGACGCACGTCTGGGGTTCAAGTTTTTAAATCAGTCAATTCAAAGCCAAGgatagtcaaaagtcaaagtcaaaaatatctttattcaagtaggcccacaggtggcacttttgatgcgtacataagaattacacggtagtgagatgatggcgataaccacattcgtaaacttaaaactaaagctacgagggttccaaacgcgtcccggtctaagaagaagcccacaacaaacttagccgggtgttttttttttttttttttgttatcgccatctcacaatgtaattttaaattattagaagagcaacctggttagagcaataatttacacccaagcttttttatcgtttacgtagtcctttatactataataggacttttctataagcttacgtttaatacaaactttgaactttttaagagacatctccaagatgtcaattggtagtttattgtagaattgtatgcaatttcctttaaacgaattatgaattttatgtaacctagtatattgcactgtaagtttattcttacttctaatgtttaaattattgcagtcacattttttctta from Pararge aegeria chromosome 15, ilParAegt1.1, whole genome shotgun sequence encodes the following:
- the LOC120629866 gene encoding spondin-1-like isoform X1; the protein is MVARPQMAAILLFIATWVGLCFGCDDDMAVYKVTMKFLWSEEVFPKDYPLYRPKAQWSPVFGQSHNSSYQLYHIGEVARKSIRTFAQFGNLDDLVKEGDDEERVYDQFSASAISEGTGETENMVFVDGDHSLISVICRIIPSPDWFVGVDSLNLCVDSSWVDQITLDLEPLDAGAASGLTFTAPRWETSPPEPVTKHGPRHPNHPAAGFYYPFLRELPAIAKVEFSKVKEYTTKELNDMARKELLLSLKQKDKRKGTPRRKVNLVEDYQPIPRDITTKSDVEQLKDLEEDAVPTSKYDEEENNVVVVTQSPFRTTTVREFDSGLENMDDVVLAVAHGRKLGLGKHLPRHFRSRLHHAVNRIQPEDCLVTEWSEWSSCSVTCGFGNKYRHRRVIREKRKKGRDCPALTERRHCGNINSCTHIDYFEW
- the LOC120629866 gene encoding spondin-1-like isoform X2, with the protein product MVARPQMAAILLFIATWVGLCFGCDDDMAVYKVTMKFLWSEEVFPKDYPLYRPKAQWSPVFGQSHNSSYQLYHIGEVARKSIRTFAQFGNLDDLVKEGDDEERVYDQFSASAISEGTGETENMVFVDGDHSLISVICRIIPSPDWFVGVDSLNLCVDSSWVDQITLDLEPLDAGAASGLTFTAPRWETSPPEPVTKHGPRHPNHPAAGFYYPFLRELPAIAKVEFSKVKEYTTKELNDMARKELLLSLKQKDKRKGTPRRKVNLVEDYQPIPRDITTKSDVEQLKDLEEDAVPTSKTTTVREFDSGLENMDDVVLAVAHGRKLGLGKHLPRHFRSRLHHAVNRIQPEDCLVTEWSEWSSCSVTCGFGNKYRHRRVIREKRKKGRDCPALTERRHCGNINSCTHIDYFEW